One genomic window of Tenacibaculum tangerinum includes the following:
- a CDS encoding transposase has protein sequence MKAKRQSSVELFFGIPTQYMGLRKVNVRGIDGANKCMLMAVAAYNIKKNY, from the coding sequence ATAAAAGCCAAACGGCAAAGCTCGGTAGAACTTTTTTTTGGAATCCCCACTCAGTATATGGGCTTGCGCAAAGTTAATGTTAGGGGTATCGATGGGGCCAACAAGTGCATGCTCATGGCTGTGGCGGCTTACAATATTAAAAAAAACTATTAA